In a single window of the Centropristis striata isolate RG_2023a ecotype Rhode Island chromosome 18, C.striata_1.0, whole genome shotgun sequence genome:
- the LOC131991467 gene encoding amine sulfotransferase-like has product MQQILVKIMDAVHPDQVEDGTNRVRVPLLEDRCLDKVLGERPDPRVYRTHLPTNMLPHGVKTKRIKVVYVMRNPKDVLVSLYHFAHSWVLLETPKSFEDFFQDFLDGNAFMGSWFDHVREYYNEKDQMDILFVRYEDMLKDLRGEVVKLCAFLGKDLTDEAIDHVVETSTFKNMKTNPNANYMELLEKQRYQKDTMRKGVAGDWKNHFTVAQNEYFDQVFAERMSDLPLSFTWELKQ; this is encoded by the exons ATGCAGCAGATTCTTGTTAAGATCATGGATGCTGTACATCCTGACCAGGTAGAAGATGGCACCAATAGGGTGCGTGTTCCTTTGCTGGAGGACCGCTGCTTGGACAAGGTTCTTGGAGAAAGGCCAGATCCTAGGGTTTACCGTACACACCTCCCCACTAACATGTTGCCCCATGGTGTGAAGACCAAGCGAATCAAG GTTGTGTATGTGATGAGGAACCCGAAGGATGTCCTGGTATCCCTCTATCACTTTGCTCACAGTTGGGTCCTCTTGGAAACACCAAAGAGCTTTGAGGATTTCTTTCAGGACTTCCTTGATGGCAATG CTTTTATGGGATCGTGGTTTGATCATGTGAGAGAATATTACAATGAAAAAGATCAAATGGACATCCTTTTCGTCAGGTATGAGGACATGTTGAAG GACCTCCGAGGGGAAGTTGTGAAGCTTTGTGCTTTTCTTGGAAAAGATTTGACTGATGAAGCCATCGATCATGTTGTGGAGACGTCcacctttaaaaacatgaaGACAAACCCCAATGCCAACTACATGGAATTACTTGAAAAACAACGCTACCAGAAGGATACCATGCGCAAAG GTGTGGCGGGTGACTGGAAGAATCACTTCACAGTGGCCCAGAATGAGTATTTTGACCAAGTGTTCGCAGAGAGGATGAGTGACCTGCCTCTGAGCTTCACCTGGGAGCTCAAACAGTAA